ACGTAGTTCAGGTTAAGGTCGATGTTCCATCGGGGTGCCGGGTTCTGCTGATGCTGGAACGATACCGCCCCGCGCGCCTTGTCCAGGATGAGGTCGCGTGGGATATAGGCCAGTTTCAGGGTGCCATGGTTGTCTGGGTTGAGATAGCGGAACTCCCCACCCAGCAGCAACCCGCGTTTGCTCATGATCCGTGGGGTCAGGGTCGCGTCGCGGTTGGGCGCGATGTTGAAATAATAGGGTGCGCTGAATTCGAAACCGGAGTTACTCGAGCTGCCGACGCTCGGTATCAGGAACCCGGACTTGCGCTGGTCATTGATGGGGAAGCTAAGATAGGGAAAATAGAACACCGGCATGCCGGCCAGGGAGAGAGTTGCGTTGTGTGCGACCCCGATCCCGGTCGCGCGGTTGATGTACAGACGCGTGGCCTTAATGCGCCAGTCGTTATGCCCGGGATCACAGGTGGTATAGGTGATCTGCCGGCCTACCGCCCGGTATCGGCTCTCCATTTGGATGGTCTTGGCGGTGCCGTGGGCATGGCGGTCCACGAGTTGGTAGCGGGCTTGGCCCACCTCTCCGGTGTTGTTCGCCAAATCCATGTGTGCGGAGCGTCCGCGGACCGTCAGTCCACCATCCGCAAACAGTACATGGCCGGCGGCGTTGGCGGTGTCGTCGGAACGGTCGTACTGCGCCTGATCCGCCATCAGTTCCTGCCCATCACGCTGGATCACCACGTTGCCGTTGAGGGCGTAGGCGTCGCGTTGGCGCACTTCCACCTGGTCTGCGCTGAGGTGGGTGGTGCCCGGCGGGCCGGGCAACGGTTTGAGTACCCACCGGGTCGGCGTCCAGCTGCACAGGCCGCCGGCCCCAGCGTTATGCGGGAACTCCGGCAGCGTCCGGGCCGTGGTGTCCGCGGCCGCGACGGGTCCCGGTGCGCGCGCCGCGGTGGCATGACCGCCGGAATCGGTGGCGGGCGGCGGGGCGGTGGGGACCGGTCGGCTGGTTGGGCCGCCGGACCGGGCGCACGCCCAGCCGGTGCCGGAGAGATCCGCTGCGCAGTCCCACGGGGTATCAGTCCCCGGAGGTGTTGCGTAGGCGCGCGGAAGAATAGCCCAAGCCAGGAGCAAGACCGAGAGCCGGTGAGATGGGGATCGCACGAATGTGAGTCACGTTCTGATTGGCGGCCCCTAAAATGTCACAGAACGGCCGCGTCTTCAAACCGGCATGCGGCCTTTGGGACCGCGGCCTCAGGGAGGGTCGTGAGGCGCCGGGTCGAAACGCTCAGGGGTGTACGCGGCGCAAGGCATGGGTCGCGGATTGTTCCGCAGGTCGGTAAAGGTAGTCGCGGGTAAGGGGGACCGCGCTGAGCTGTTGGGAGAGCTGAACCTGGAATACCACCAAATCGCGCCAACGGAACGACGCGGCGCAAGCGGCGAGATAGAATTCCCACATCCGGCAGAACCGTTCACCGAGGCGCTCGGCGACCTCCGCGCGGTGGGTCTCGAAGCGTTCCAGCCAAGCCTCCAGGGTAAGCGCATAGTGCAGCCGCAATACCTCCACGTCACACAGGCGCAGCGCACTAGGCTCGATGGAGCGGCTGAGTTCGGACAGCGCCGGAATGTAGCCGCCCGGAAAGATATGCCGACGAATCCAAGGGTTGGTGGAACCCGACGGGCCGCTGCGCCCGATGGTATGCACGACCGCCACGCCGTCTGGCTCGAGGAGTTCCGTGATTCGTTTGAAGAAGCGCCGGTGATAGGGCACGCCCACGTGCTCGAACATGCCGACGCTGACCACGCGTTCGTAGCGCCCGGAGTGTTCCCGGTAGTCCTCGAGCAGGAATCGCACGCGCGTCTCCAGGCCGCGGCGCCGGGCGCGGTCCTGCGCCACACGCAGCTGTTCCCGGGACAGCGTAAGACCGGTTACCTCGACGTCGCCGTGCTCTGCGAGAAACAGCGCCAGTCCGCCCCAGCCGCTGCCAATGTCCAGGACACGCTGGCCTGGGTCCAGGCGCAGTTTGGTCATCAGGTGATGGCATTTGGCGCGCTGTGCTTCCTCCAGGCTGGCATCCGGCGTGAAGAAGTATGCGCAGGAATACTGCAGGTCACGATCGAGAAACTGGCGGAACAGCCACTCGTCCAGGTCGTAGTGGCGCGCGACATTGCGGTAGCTGCGTCGCACCCGGTTCCACTGCTGGGCCAAGCGTCGCAGCGGCTTCAGGAACCGGCCGTGTTCGCGGCGGCCGGACGTCGGGAAATTGGCCATCAACACCTGCAAGAGGTGCAGCGGCCCCCCGGGACCGGCGTCCCAGCGGCCATCGAGGTAGGTCTCGCCCAGCTCCCACTCCGGATCGCGCGCGATCCGGACGAGGGTCCTGCGCTCCGGTATGATCCAGCGGGCCTGCGGCTGCCCGTGCCCAAATTGATAGACATCACCCGCGAGATGCAGGTCCAACCGCCCGTGCTGGATCTGTTTGTCCAACCGTCGGAGGTCCATTAGACTGCTCTCCAGTCGCGACTCCTACGATATTCCTCGCCCTGGGAAAGGGTCAAGGGGGCCACGCCGGGCCCGTGCGGACCGCGATACTGCGTGGTTGGGTGTCCGACGGGGACTCAGGAAACGCCGCTGAGGCGGCTCGGAACGCGGTGTTTGGGAGTGTAGTGCTTAGGACCTTAGTGGATATCTGCCGGTTCCGCGCCGGTCCCCAGGATCTGTCGGTCGCGGCGGACCAGATCACGAGTTGTGTCGCAGCCTATGTCACCGTGGATCTGCTGTTACTCAGCCGCGGTGCCGATATCCAGTCCGCCCTGTTGTTGACCGCCGCCGATACCGGGTTGTTGATGGCCCTGTGCTACGGGATTCTCGTCTGGTATCGCGTAGCACAGCGTTTTCCCCAGACCCTGACCGCCCTGACCGGCTGCAGCGCCTTGCTGTCGGTGCTGGAGGTGCCGGTGTTGTGGTGGCTGGACCGGCTGCAGGCGATGCACGCGGACGCCACCCTGGCGTTGTTGGCCTTGCTGCTGATCGGAGGGTGGAGCGTCGCGGTAGTCGGCCATGTGCTTCGCCACGCATTGTCGGTCGGACTGTTCCGGGCGATGGTGTACAGCGTGGTGTATTTTTATCTCGCCTATTGGTTGGCCGGCTGGCTGGCGCCGGTGAGCGGCTGACCGATCGCGGGCCGGTGTTTTCCGCTATCATCCCGGGGCGGGCGGCGGAGGACTCGGATGCGCATCCACATACTTGGGATCTGTGGGACTTTCATGGGAGGGCTGGCGCTCCTTGCCCGGGCCTTGGGCCATGAAGTGCAGGGGTCGGACGCCAACGTCTATCCTCCCATGAGCACCCAACTCGCGGCTCAGGGTGTGATCCTCCGGGAGGGATACGATCCCGGGCATTTGGAACCGGCGCCGGATCTGGTGATCGTTGGCAACGCCCTGTCCCGCGGCAACCCCGCCGTCGAGTCTCTGCTGGATCGCGGGCTCCCGTACACCTCCGGGCCCCAATGGCTGGCGGAGCATGTACTGCAGGGACGCGGGGTGCTGGCGGTGGCGGGTACCCACGGCAAGACCACCACGGCGAGTTTGTTGACCTGGATCCTGGAGTGCAGCGGACTCGAACCTGGTTTCCTGATCGGTGGGGTGCCGGCCAACTTCGGGGTCTCCGCGCGCATCGGGGGCGGCCGGTACTTTGTGGTCGAGGCAGACGAGTACGACAGTGCCTTCTTCGATAAGCGGTCCAAGTTTGTGCATTACCGGCCCCGGACCCTGGTGTTGAACAACCTGGAGTTTGACCACGCCGACATCTTTCCGGATCTGGCGGCGATCCAGCGCCAGTTTCATCACCTGATCCGCACGGTTCCGGCGACCGGACGCATCCTGTGCCGCAGCCACGACGGCAATCTTCGGGAGGTGCTGGACCGGGGTTGTTGGACACCGGTGGAGCGCTTTGCCCTGGAAGACGAGGATGACGCCGCTGCGCCTTGGCGGGCGTGCGGGGTGGCAGCGGATGGGAGTCAGTTCCGGATCCGGCACGGAACGGATCACGACGCCGAGGTGGTGTGGCCGCTATTGGGACGGCATAACGTGTGCAACGCCCTGGCGGCGGTGGCGGCTGCGGCGCAGCTTGGGGTGGTGCCGGCGGAGGCTGCGCGGCACCTGGCATCGTTCCAGGGGATCCGCCGACGCATGGAGTTGCGCGGCGAGGTGAACGGGGTGCGCGTCTATGATGATTTTGCCCACCACCCCACCGCGATCGCCACCACCCTCCAGGGCCTACGGCGCCATGTGGGACGTGCGCGGGTCATCGTGGTGTTGGAGCTGCGCTCCAACACCCTGCGCATGGGCGTGCACCGGGAACGGTTGGCACCAGCGGTGGCGGACGCCGACCAAGTGTTGCTCTATAGGCCCCCGGATCTGACCTGGGATCTCCAGCCCGTCGCGGCCCGGATGGGCCCCCGAGCCGCGGTATTGGGTGAAGTGCAGGCGATTGTGGATCGCATTGTCGCGGATGCGCGGCCGGGGGACCATGTGGTGGTGATGAGCAACGGCGCGTTCGGCGGGATCCACGAGCGATTGTTGCGGGGACTGGGTGCCACGCGCGCCCCGTCGGCGGTACCATGAACCAGACCCCACAATCGCGCGCCGGGACCATCGCGATCGCCATGACCGGCGCGTCCGGTGCGGTCTATGGCCTGCGCCTGCTGGAGTGTTTGCTGAACGCCGGACGCCGGGTATATCTGATGGTTTCCACCCCGGGGCAGATCGTGGTCGGCATGGAGACCGATCTGAAACTTCCGAAACGGCCCGGGGAGATGGAGCGGCGGCTCGCCGCGCGCTACGGCGCGGAACCCGGACAACTCTCGGTCCTGGGCCTCGACCAGTGGACCGCCCCGGTGGCTAGCGGCGGTGGCGCCCCGCG
The Chromatiales bacterium 21-64-14 genome window above contains:
- a CDS encoding SAM-dependent methyltransferase, whose protein sequence is MDLRRLDKQIQHGRLDLHLAGDVYQFGHGQPQARWIIPERRTLVRIARDPEWELGETYLDGRWDAGPGGPLHLLQVLMANFPTSGRREHGRFLKPLRRLAQQWNRVRRSYRNVARHYDLDEWLFRQFLDRDLQYSCAYFFTPDASLEEAQRAKCHHLMTKLRLDPGQRVLDIGSGWGGLALFLAEHGDVEVTGLTLSREQLRVAQDRARRRGLETRVRFLLEDYREHSGRYERVVSVGMFEHVGVPYHRRFFKRITELLEPDGVAVVHTIGRSGPSGSTNPWIRRHIFPGGYIPALSELSRSIEPSALRLCDVEVLRLHYALTLEAWLERFETHRAEVAERLGERFCRMWEFYLAACAASFRWRDLVVFQVQLSQQLSAVPLTRDYLYRPAEQSATHALRRVHP
- a CDS encoding UDP-N-acetylmuramate:L-alanyl-gamma-D-glutamyl-meso-diaminopimelate ligase, giving the protein MRIHILGICGTFMGGLALLARALGHEVQGSDANVYPPMSTQLAAQGVILREGYDPGHLEPAPDLVIVGNALSRGNPAVESLLDRGLPYTSGPQWLAEHVLQGRGVLAVAGTHGKTTTASLLTWILECSGLEPGFLIGGVPANFGVSARIGGGRYFVVEADEYDSAFFDKRSKFVHYRPRTLVLNNLEFDHADIFPDLAAIQRQFHHLIRTVPATGRILCRSHDGNLREVLDRGCWTPVERFALEDEDDAAAPWRACGVAADGSQFRIRHGTDHDAEVVWPLLGRHNVCNALAAVAAAAQLGVVPAEAARHLASFQGIRRRMELRGEVNGVRVYDDFAHHPTAIATTLQGLRRHVGRARVIVVLELRSNTLRMGVHRERLAPAVADADQVLLYRPPDLTWDLQPVAARMGPRAAVLGEVQAIVDRIVADARPGDHVVVMSNGAFGGIHERLLRGLGATRAPSAVP